One part of the Lotus japonicus ecotype B-129 chromosome 2, LjGifu_v1.2 genome encodes these proteins:
- the LOC130736393 gene encoding uncharacterized protein LOC130736393: MAAIARAIEQLTAFLTEQTERARNGGGHQPVEEDIYHGLDKFLKRDPPKFEGGYNPDGAYEWIRELERIFETLVCADPRKFAFASYLLSGEARTWWTGVRGRITPADGAITWEILKNAFLEKNFPANARGRKEMEFLELKKGMMLVGEYAAKFEELCRFHPHYSAAADETSKYVKFEYGLRPDIRTAVGHDQIQNFATLVEKCRIFEENEKSRKEYLKGQGVSKAPKKKDERRKPYFRPPEQGRNQFGSRTGGFGFHNRTSGFNPNNPFCVRC; the protein is encoded by the coding sequence ATGGCAGCAATAGCGAGAGCTATTGAACAACTTACCGCTTTCTTGACCGAGCAAACGGAAAGAGCTAGGAATGGAGGAGGACACCAACCAGTAGAAGAAGATATCTACCACGGATTGGACAAGTTTCTGAAGCGAGATCCACCAAAGTTTGAAGGGGGTTACAACCCCGATGGAGCATATGAGTGGATCCGAGAATTAGAAAGGATTTTTGAGACGTTGGTATGTGCTGACCCACGTAAGTTTGcttttgctagttatttactttCAGGAGAAGCTAGGACGTGGTGGACTGGAGTAAGAGGGAGAATTACTCCAGCGGACGGAGCCATAACCTGGGAGATCTTAAAGAATGCATTTCTGGAAAAGAACTTCCCAGCGAACGCGAGGGGAAGGAAAGAGATGGAATTCTTGGAGttaaagaaaggtatgatgTTAGTAGGAGAGTATGCAGCTAAGTTTGAAGAACTGTGTCGGTTCCACCCACATTATAGTGCGGCGGCTGATGAGACCTCAAAGTATGTTAAGTTTGAATATGGACTGAGGCCAGACATCAGGACTGCTGTGGGACATGACCAGATTCAAAACTTTGCTACTCTGGTAGAGAAGTGTAGGATTTTTGAGGAAAATGAGAAATCCAGGAAGGAGTACCTGAAGGGACAAGGTGTTAGTAAGGCACCAAAGAAGAAGGACGAAAGAAGGAAGCCATACTTTAGACCGCCAGAGCAAGGGAGAAATCAGTTCGGAAGTCGAACAGGGGGATTTGGATTCCACAACAGAACAAGCGGATTCAATCCTAACAATCCATTCTGCGTGAGGTGCTGA